Sequence from the Flavobacterium sp. J372 genome:
CACCAGGCCGTTGTCATCACTGTGTGTCATCACCAGCGCGCCCATAAGCCTTGTAGAAACACCCCACGAGGTAGCCCATACATAATCCTGCTTGCCTTCTTGGTTGGCAAATTTCACGTCGAATGCCTTCGCGAAGTTCTGCCCAAGGAAATGCGACGTACCCGCCTGCAGTGCCTTGCCATCCTGCATAAGAGCTTCGATGCAATACGTTTCCTCTGCCCCTGCAAAACGCTCGTTGGCCGTTTTCACGCCTTTCACAACAGGTATTGCCATAAAGTTCTCGGCGAAGTCGGCATATACGTTCATCATTTGTTCAGCCTCGGCAATCGCTTCCTGTTTGGTAGCGTGGGCGGTATGCCCCTCCTGCCACAGGAATTCTGCCGTACGAAGGAAAAGGCGCGTACGCATCTCCCAACGCACCACGTTTGCCCATTGGTTCACCAAAATAGGCAGGTCGCGGTACGACTGTATCCATTTACGGTAGGTATCCCATATAATAGTTTCAGACGTTGGCCTTACGATAAGTTCTTCCTCAAGCTTGGCATCAGGGTCAACCTCGATAGATTTTCCGTCTTCTGAAGTCTTTAAGCGATAGTGTGTAACAACGGCGCACTCTTTAGCAAAGCCATCAACATGGCTCGCCTCTTTACTGAAGTAGCTCTTGGGTATGAACAGCGGGAAGTAAGCATTCTGGTGTCCGGTCTCCTTAAACATACGGTCAAGCTCGGCCTGCATCTTTTCCCATATCGCATACCCGTAGGGCTTGATAACCATGCAACCGCGCACGCCGCTGTTTTCGGCAAGGTCGGCTTTTACCACCAGCTCATTATACCATTTTGAATAATCTTCACTCCGCTTGGTCAAATTCTTGCTCATACTTATATTTTTGGCACAAATATTGTTTTATCTTTATTGTATAAATCGTCAGGCAAAACTAACTATTTTATACGCTACATCAATAAAAAAATTTGCACTTTAGCCATGAAAACTTACTACTCCATCTTTAAACGGATATCCCTTTACAGCTTGTTGGGGCTTTTCGGCGTTGCTGCCACATCGTGCGGCTCGTACCAGAATACATCAGGTTATGATAATGACAGCATATACAACGGTACACAGCGCGATGCCAATGGCCAGCCTGTATACCAGTATAATGACGGAAACGTAGGCCGATACCGTGACGGCAATGTCGACGGCCAGAACATGAACTACCAGGCCTACTTTAAATCGCTGCAGACGCAATATCCTGCTACGGTTGATGTGCAGAATACCCCGAACGATACAGTGGTAGTAGTTGAAAACTATAACGCCAATGCCGGTTGGGGCGATGACCCTGATAATGTTACCATAAATGTTTACGACAACAACTGGGGCTGGGGCGGCGGCTGGTACGGTTGGGGCGGATATCCCGGATGGGGATGGAACTCCTGGTACGGCGGCGGCTGGGGCTGGGGCCTTGGCTATGGCTGGGGCGGCTGGTACGGCGGCTGGGGCTGGAACAACTGGGGTTGGGGCGGATGGAATAACTGGGGCTGGGGCCACGGCTACTACCCATACTACTATAACGGTGGCTACTATAACGGAGGATATCGCTATAACGGACGTAACGTAGCAGCCTACAACGGCACACGTTCCCAATACTACAATAATGCAGGTAGGCGTGCAAACTCTTACAGCACAGGTAGGGGGACAACTGTTAGCAACAACCGCAGGTTTAACAACAACGGGAATGCAGTGCGTACCCGTGGCGATGTGCAGTACAATAACTCACGCAATAATACTAATGGTGTGAGAGGTTACCAAAATTCGACTCGCAGCAATAGCAATATTAATTCACCTTCAAGGAGCAATAACACCTACTCTCCTACCAGGAGCACACCAATACGCAGCACGCCTACTATGAGCTCACCATCGCGTAGTTCAGGTGGCTTTGGCGGAGGCCGTTCCGGCGGCGGAGGCGGTGGTTCCCGCGGCGGCGGTGGCGGCGGCCGCAGAGGTTAAAACAGCTTTTCCATTTCGACGATAGGAGAAATCTCGCTAACAAATTATTAAATCTTGAAGTCGGGAAATCTCAGGTTATCACAAATAATTTGAGATTTTTCGACTTCACTTCGTTTCGCTCAAAATGGAAGCTTCTTTCTTTTACACAAATCACAATAAAACAACTATGAAAAGATATTTATTTTTTGCTTCGGCTTTGTTAGGAACTGCCGTTATGCAGGCGCAGGAAATGGTAACCCCGCTTGATGCTGTGCGCTATGGTGTTGACAATGTTACAGGCACGGCCCGCTTCAGGGCTATGAGCGGTGCATTTGGCGCTCTGGGCGGAGACATATCTGCAATGGGCGTGAATCCTGCCGGTATGGCAATCTTCAACTACAATACCGGTACAGCTTCGGTTACAAGCTATAATATGAGCAATAGTGCATCATATCTTGGTAACACCCGTAAAAAGAACGATAATGCTTTTGAAATCAACCAAATTGGTGGCGTATTTGTTTTCAACAGCATGAATCCTGAAGCCGTAATGAAGAAATTCACGCTTGGCTTCAACTATGAGAATACCGGTAATCTTGACAATAGCTTTTATGTACAGGGCACAAGCCCTAATAATAGCATAAGTGATTACTTTTTAAGCTATGCCAACGGAATAAGGCTCAGTACACTTCAAAACGCCTGGTTTGAAGACCTTAACTTTGCAGGGCAGCAGGCCTACCTGGGCTATAATGCTTACTTATTTGACCCTGCCGTTAATGCCCCTAACAATACAAGCTATATTGCTGCCGAAAATATCACTAACAGCAACAGGTATTACCAGGAGGCTGGCGTTTCATCAACAGGGTTTAACGGCAAGGTGAATTTAAACTTTGCAGCACAGCTTCAAAACTGGCTGTATCTTGGGCTTAACCTCAACGTGCACTTTACCGATTTCATAAAAAACACCAGTGTTTATGAGCGCTATAACGCCCCAACAAACTTAGGCCTGCAATCGGTTCGCTTTGATACCCAGCGGTATACTTACGGTGGCGGCTTTTCTATGAATGTTGGCGCCATTGCCAAAGTTACTGAAGAGTTCCGTGTAGGTTTGGCATACGAGTCGCCAACATGGTACAGCCTTCAGGATGAAGTAAGGCAGAGCATATCATCATTCTGCCCTGAATGTGACGGAACATCAACGAGCTATTTTACAACAGACCCGGCGTTTACTTTTATATTGCCGGATTATAGCCTGCGCACTCCCGGCAGATGGACGGGCAGTTTAGCGTATATCTTTGGAAAAAGCGGACTCATAAGCATTGACGGCTCAATAAGAGATTATGGCAATACCCGATACTCAACCGATAATTTCAGCGCTATAAATGCTGCGCTAAGTGATAACCTGGGTTATGCCGCAGAGATACGCATAGGCGGAGAATACCGCATTAAAGCATTCAGCCTGCGTGGCGGTTTCCGTTATGAACAGAGTCCGTATGAGGAGAATGTAGCTATGGGCGACCTTCGCGGTTATTCAGGAGGTTTGGGTTATACATTCGGAAATTCAAGAATTGATCTCGCCTACTCTTACTATAGCCGCTGGGTTACCAACAGCCTGCTTGACGGTAATGGTTTTGCCAACACCGCCCGCGTAAACACCGATAATAACAACGTAACGTTATCATACACTATAGACCTGTAATTTTCATCTTACTAGTACAGGTCATAAAAGCCATCTCACTTTTGAGGTGGCTTTTTTGGTATATTTGGTGGAAACAATCCTTACAATGAAAATACCCTATCTTCTAATAGTTACCGTAGTTCTCCTCACCGGATGCAAATCTGAAAAAAAAGATGCTTTTGAACTAGAAATTATTACAAAGGAACTTAATTCAGCAGATGTAAAGCGGGATAAGTATTTTGACTATGTGACATCAGACGAGCCCGCAGTTGAAGAATCACAATCTATCATACAATATAAGCTTACCAATAACACTGATAAAACATACTATTTTAATGTCGATAATTTTCGGCGCCTCAACTATGAACTTATCAGTATCAAACATGGATATTTAAAAATATATTCTGAAAACAATATTTATCAGGAACCTAAGCTAAGTATTCCTTCAATGGGTTTGACTAATAAAGATAGGGAAATGGAATATTTAAAATATAATACATATTATAATATGACGGACAGAAATTTTACAATTCATGCGGGTGAAACATTATATTTTGAGTGGTACCTTATCTTACCATTTGGTACACTCGACCATGGAATAGTTTATTCTGTCGATCTAGAGCCAAATAAAAAATATGAGGCTGAGATTTTGGTTAACAGCGATTCTGTTGGATATAAAAATTCCATTTCACGCAGCGATATAAAAACTATCAAACAAAATGGGTATGAAGTTTTCCACGGAACGATAAAGTCAAAAAATAAAATTCCACTAAGATTTAATAAGGTTAAAAATCCTCCTCTGAAAATAAATACATATACAGCGGGCTGAGCAGTATATCAAAGCCTTTCAATATTCTCCAGACAATAAGCAGCACGTTTAAGGATAGCTTCTTTTTGTCCTGCCTCCATCTTGTTCCATAGATTATATACCATTCGCAAACGTGGATGGTCCTGCAGCTTTTTGGCATTACGGTCGTGGAAATCCCAATACAGGCTGTTGAAAGGGCAGGCATTATCAGTTGTGCGTTCGGTGCGGTCGTAATAGCATCCCTCGCAGTAATTGCTCATTTTATGGATGTAGTTTGCGCTTGCCGTGTAGGGCTTAGAGCCTGTAATACCGCCATCAGCATATTGGCTCATGCCTCGTGTGTTGGTGATTTCGACCCATTCGATAGCGTCAATGTAAATTCCGAGATACCAAAAATCCACCTCTTCAGGCGCTATTCCCGCCAGCAGGGCAAAATTCCCGGTAACCATAAGGCGTTGTATATGGTGCGCATAAGCTGCTTCCAGTGACTGGCCAATGGCGTGCTTCAGGCAATTCATTTTTGTCTCGCCCGTCCAGTACCAATCCGGCAGCTTACGCTTGTGCCCAAAGAAATTCATTGATGCAAACGCCGGCATCTTCATCCAGTAGATACCACGCATATACTCGCGCCAGCCTAAAATCTGCCTCACGAAACCTTCCACCTGGTTAAGTTCGATGACCTTTTGTTTTTCTCCCAGGTTTCGGTAGCAGCTTCTATCACCTCTTTTGGAGAAATCATTTTACTATTCATAGCGAAGGATAGCCGTGAGTGATACAAATACCATTTATCGGTATGCATGGCATCCTGAAACGTACCGAAAAGCGGAAGGCAATTGTTTACAAAATAATCAAGTAACTCAAGTGACTGCTCCCTGCTTACCGGCCACGGAAAATCTTTTGGACTTATGCTTCCAATTGTCTTTACATTCGCTTTAGTGATTCTGTTGTATTGAGGAGTTACATCATTACTAAGCAATAGCGGTGGCAACGGCTTGTGGCTCTTTGGCAGCTTTTTACGATTCTCCTCGTCAAAATTCCATCGCCCTCCTTCCGGCTCTGCGCCTTTCATCAAAATACCGTGCTCTTTCCGCATGTGCCTGTAAAAGTTCTCCATAAGGATGAGTTTCTTGCCTTCGAAGAAATCTTTCACATCATCACGCTTGGTAAAAAAATGTTCGGTATCAAAAACTTTTGTGGCTATTGAAAGACTCTTTACATATTTTGCCAACGCTTCGTCAAGTCGATACTCATCCGGCAGCTGATATTCAAACTTTTCGATTCCGTACTCTTCAATCAGTGTGTTGCAGTTCTTTTCAAAACTTTGCAGGTTATCTTTATCATCAAGTTTAATGTATTTCACCTGATGCCCCACTGACTTCAAATGTTCAGCAAAGTCTTCCATAGCTGCAAAAAACGCACACGCCTTTTGTATATGGTGCCACACATAATCGGTCTCGCTACGAACTTCCATTAGCACATAGAGTACTGATTCGTCTTTCGACTGATACCATGAGTGGCTGCTGTTTAGCTGGTCGCCCAAAATAAGCCGTAACGTCTTGTATTTCTTTTTCATTCGTGCAATGCTGCTACTATATTGCAAGATAGGGCATATTACTTTTTGAGTATAGCTGCCTAACAAAGATTTAAACTTTGTGGAACGTGCGCGACTTTAACATGCTTCTACCTTACAATTTCGAGCGCTTATGTTTTTGATCCCGATAAAAACCGTAATTTTGCACTCCAATTTTAAGTGAATGAGAACCAAGTCTTTAAAGAAAAATAAGATCAATGTGGTTACCCTCGGGTGCAGCAAGAACGTGTATGACAGTGAAGTGCTTATGGGCCAGCTGCGTGCCAGCGGCAAAGATGTGACACACGAAGCCCCGGCACACGAAGAAGGTAACATCATCGTGATAAACACATGCGGTTTTATTGACAATGCAAAGGAAGAATCTGTGAACATGATACTGAATTATGTTGACAAGAAAGAACAGGGACTGGTTGACAAGGTTTTTGTAACAGGATGCCTGAGTGAGCGTTACAAACCGGACCTGATTAAAGAGATTCCGGATGTGGACCAGTATTTCGGCACTACTGAGTTGCCCCTTTTGCTTAAGGCTTTGGGCGCTGATTATCGCCACGAGCTGCTTGGCGAGCGCCTGACCACTACTCCTAAAAATTACGCATATTTAAAGATATCTGAAGGGTGTGACCGCCCGTGCAGCTTCTGTGCCATACCGCTTATGCGCGGGAATCACGTTTCTCAGCCTATTGAAAAACTGGTGAAAGAAGCTGAAGGCCTTGCTAAAAATGGCGTAAAAGAACTGATACTTATTGCGCAGGACCTTACCTATTACGGACTCGACCTATATAAAAAACGTAATCTTGCCGAACTGCTTGAAAACCTTGTAAAGGTGGAGGGCATTGAGTGGATACGACTTCACTATGCTTTTCCTTCAGGTTTTCCGATGGATGTGCTGGATCTTATGAACCGCGAACCTAAGATTTGCAATTACCTTGACATTCCGCTACAACACATAAGCGACAGCGTACTGAAGTCAATGCGCCGTGGTACTACCCAGGAGAAGACAACCCGACTGCTGAAAGAATTCAGGCAGGCGGTGCCGAACATGGCGATACGTACCACGCTTATCGTAGGCTATCCGGGTGAAACGGAAGAAGACTTCCAAATACTGAAAAACTGGGTGGAGGAAATGCGTTTTGAGCGTTTGGGATGTTTTGCCTATTCACACGAAGAAAACACACACGCTTACAGCCTTGTTGACGATGTGCCTGCCGAAGTGAAGCAACAACGCGCTAATGAAATCATGGAAATACAGTCGCAAATTTCATGGGAACAAAACCAGGAGAAAATTGGTAAGACATTTAAGTGTATTATCGACAGGAAAGAAGGTTCGCACTTTGTGGGCCGTACTGAGTTTGACAGTCCGGATGTTGATAATGAAGTACTGATTGACGCGACGAACATCTATCTGAAGACAGGCGAATTTGTAAACATAACAATCACCGATGCTACTGAGTTCGATTTATACGGACTCCCGGAAACAGTAGCAGCATTGCAGGAACAATATTTAGAAGGCCAGGAATAACCTGGCTTTTTTATTACAACACCAATAAACCGTAATCGCGTAATGTGTTTATTGGCTTACTATACCAGAATGGCTCAAAATCTTCACCGGTAGCATCTTCGAAGCTTTGCTTAGCTGTGGCGAAAGTCATAACTGTGGCTGATGCTTCCTGTAAAAATTGCACAAGCCATTCACCTTCCGGCTGGCTTACCTGAATCGAGAAGCTTTCTTTTTTGTCGTGGAAGGTGAGCACTGTATTTTCAAAGGTGCGCCCTTTTTTAGTTTTGGTGATGTGTGAAATTGACGGCTTCCCTCCCAGCCATACTATTTTTGCTGTAGGTTTTATGCTGAAGTTATTCTCATCCTGAAGGACATTGTAGATATAGTCTTCAGGAATTTTAGTGCGTGGCACTTTAAAATCAAACCACTCCTGTAAAGGATAGTCAAAACACAGCCCGTGCATAAAATTGAATAGTGACTTTTTCAGTCCGTAGCTAAACTTATCGTGATTTGCTCCGATGCTGTCAATATGCACGATATCGTTATTGGCAAAACTGCCTATGATATCACTTTCTTTAACAACGCTGAACTTTTCCGGCTCTAAACCAACAGGGCTGTGTGCCGTCATGGCAAACTGGTGCCAGAAACCGCTCTGCAATATACCGGCCTCAAACATCTGGCGAACCATCTCGAGTGAGTCAATAGTTTCCTGCGCGGTTTGTGTCGGAAACCCATACATCAGGTAGGCATGTACCATGATACCCGCTTCGGTAAAGTTGCGGGTCACACGGGCCACCTGTGCCACAGTAACGCCTTTTTGAATCAGGTCAAGCAAACGGTCACTTGCCACTTCAAGCCCTCCGCTCACAGCGATGCAGCCTGAAGCCTTCAGCAGTTTACATAAGTCGGCCGTAAAGCTTTTTTCAAAGCGGATGTTTGTCCACCAGGTTACGGCAATCTTCCGTCGGATAATTTCCAACGCCAATTCCCGCATCAATGCAGGCGGTGCGGCTTCATCCACAAAATGAAAACCATTCTGGCCTGTTTGCGCTATGAGCTCTTCCATTCTGTCGACCAGCAATTTTGCGGCAACGGGTTCGTACACCTTTATATAATCAAGCGAAATGTCGCAAAACGTGCATTTACCCCAATAGCAGCCGTGTGCCATTGTAAGCTTGTTCCAGCGGCCATCGCTCCACATGCGGTGCATCGGGTTTACAACTTCAATTACTGAAATATAGGTATCAAGGGGCAGGTCACTATAGTCAGGCGTGCCTACCTCTGCCTGCTTATAATCCCTGCAACCGGAATTATCAATATATGCTACTTTCTCATCAATGAGTGTGAAAGTCCGCTTCAGTTGTGAAATGTCACGCTTGCCGTCAAGGTGCTCAATCAGACATTCAATCGGGGCCTCACCATCGTCAAGCGTGATAAAATCAAAGAATTCCATTACCCGTGCATCGGTAAGCGAGCGCAGTTCCGTATTCGGAAAACCGCCGCCCATTGCGATTTTTATATTCGGGAAATGCTGTTTGATAAACTGCGCGCTTCGGAAAGCTGCATACAGATTCCCGGGGAATGGAACCGAAAAACAAACCAGTTGTGGTTCGACATCGAGCAGTCGCTCGTGCAATATCCCGACAAGCAGTCTGTCAATATAAGTGAACTGCTGTTGCAGGCTGTCATACAATTCATCAAACGAGTTAGCCGAACGCCCCAACCTCTCAGCATATCGTGAGAAGCCAAAATGCGGGTCGACACACTCTACAATCAGGTCGCTAATATCCTCAAGGTACAGCGTAGCCAAATGCTTGGCCTTATCCTGGTTACCCATGGTACCGAAAGCCCAATCGAGTTCTTCCAACTGTGCAAACCGAGATGCCTCGGGCAGAAAATCTTCACTGCAAATGAGGTGCGCCAGCGTAGGGTTCTTCCCTTGCAGGAACAGCATTACCTGATCAATGGTTTTGAGGTACTCTTCGCGGAGGGCTATGATGCGTTGGGCATTTTCTGAGAGTTGGGCAGCCTCTCCCCCGGCCCCTCTCCCAAGGAGAGGGGAGCCTGACTCAACTTCATTAAAAAGATCCGTCAGTCCTTTCTTTGAAAACAGCTTTGCTATCACCTCAATACCAAGATCGGCCTGGTAAGACGGTATGCTCTTGGTGTTGAGGAAGCCCTTCAGGTAGGCCGTGGCCGGGTATGGCGTATTGAGTTGTGTGAAGGGCGGCGTTATTAAGAAAGCTTTGGTTTTCAAACGGCAATGATTGTGGTGCAAATTTAGGGGATAATTTCGAATTTATGCTTAACGAATCTAGGGTGTGCAGTATTGTAATTTTCGCTAATTTTGTACAAAACAAACTACAATGCCATCAGACTAAAGCACATTAAAATTGAACTTACCAAAATATCAGCTTAAAGCAGAAAATTCATTAATTTTATTTGAGTTTACGAGTGAAGGAAACAAAGGTAGTATCCCTAAGATTATAAAGTTTAGCGAGACACATTTAAAAGATTTCTATAATCTGGGCTTTGGGGATAAAGATATTGAGACAGGTGACGTTGATGATTTGGCGATTTCAAATAATGGAGACAGCGAGAAAGTTTTAGCAACAGTTGTTTCGGCAGTTTATGCTTTTACAGACAGATATCGTGATGCATGGATATATGCGACAGGAAGTACAGCGTCAAGAACAAGGCTATATCGCATCGGAATTTCAAAGCATTACGATGAAGCTGCAAAACATTTTGAAATTTATGGATTATTGAATGATGAATGGGTTAAGTTTGAAAAAGGAATAGAATTTGATGCTTTTCTAATTAAAAGAAAATAACCATGAAAACAATTGACGACCTAAATAACAGAAAGACACCTATTGTTACTATCGACAATGGCTTAGAAGTTCTGAAAGACAAACCACTCTTTCAGAATAAGGTTGACAAAGCGAATGAAACTCTTAAGAAAGCCGGTTTACCAAAATTAAAAAAAGCAATATAATACAAGGCTTTTCCCTAATTTTGTACAAAACAAACTACAATGCCATCAGACTGTATCACGTACCAGAGTTCAGGATATTTTACCCCGCTAATTGTTGACTACCTGAACCAAAAAGATACGCTGAAGCCGCTGTACAACCGCATTCCTACCCTTGAGAATTTCAAGGCACAGCTTGAGGAAAAGCAGAAGAACTACGACCATACTTTCCGCAGCAAGCTGGCCGATGAACTGGAACTGCAATACAAAAGCCTGGATACATCTGCAAAAACAAAGCAAAACATTGCAGCGCTTTGGGAAGATAATACCTACACAATAACCACCGGCCACCAATTAAACCTTTTTACTGGTCCGCTATATTTTCTTTATAAGATTGTCTCAACCATAAACCTGACGAAACAACTGAAGGTTGCCTACCCTGCCTACAATTTTGTACCTGTATATTGGATGGCGACCGAGGACCATGACTTCGAAGAAATTAATTACTTCAACTTCAGGGATAAAAAGATAAAATGGACGCGCGAAAGTGCAGGCCCGGTTGGGCGATTATCAACTAGCGGACTCAATGCGGTACTTGAAGTCTTAAAAAAGAGCTCGGCGCAGGCGATAATGCCGCCTGGCTGGTACAGCTGTTTACAGACGCTTATCTGAAGCACGATAACCTCGCTGATGCAACGCGCTATATCGCGAATCACCTTTTTGCTGAGGAAGGGCTTGTGATCGTTGATGCTGATACTCCAGCGCTGAAGAAGCTGTTCATTCCACACATAAAGGAAGAGCTGTTACACCAGACATCGCACCACAAAGTTGCAGAAACGGCAGAGCACCTTAAAGGTTACAACATACAGGTCAACCCGCGTGACATCAACCTGTTTTATATAGAAGATAACCTTCGAGAACGTATTATATTACAGGATGGCAGGTATTATGTAAACAATACGGAGATGTCATTCAGCGAAAGTGAAATACTGGAATTGGTGGAATCAAATCCCGAGCGCTTCAGCCCGAATGTAATTATGCGCCCGCTGTACCAGGAAGTGATATTGCCCAACTTATGCTATATTGGCGGCGGTGGCGAGATTGCCTACTGGCTGGAACTAAAAAGCTACTTTGATTCGGCACGCATAACATTCCCTATGTTGCTGATACGTAACTCCGTACTGTTGGCAACCGAAAAGCAGGCATCCAAAGCTG
This genomic interval carries:
- a CDS encoding OmpP1/FadL family transporter, yielding MKRYLFFASALLGTAVMQAQEMVTPLDAVRYGVDNVTGTARFRAMSGAFGALGGDISAMGVNPAGMAIFNYNTGTASVTSYNMSNSASYLGNTRKKNDNAFEINQIGGVFVFNSMNPEAVMKKFTLGFNYENTGNLDNSFYVQGTSPNNSISDYFLSYANGIRLSTLQNAWFEDLNFAGQQAYLGYNAYLFDPAVNAPNNTSYIAAENITNSNRYYQEAGVSSTGFNGKVNLNFAAQLQNWLYLGLNLNVHFTDFIKNTSVYERYNAPTNLGLQSVRFDTQRYTYGGGFSMNVGAIAKVTEEFRVGLAYESPTWYSLQDEVRQSISSFCPECDGTSTSYFTTDPAFTFILPDYSLRTPGRWTGSLAYIFGKSGLISIDGSIRDYGNTRYSTDNFSAINAALSDNLGYAAEIRIGGEYRIKAFSLRGGFRYEQSPYEENVAMGDLRGYSGGLGYTFGNSRIDLAYSYYSRWVTNSLLDGNGFANTARVNTDNNNVTLSYTIDL
- the proS gene encoding proline--tRNA ligase, which encodes MSKNLTKRSEDYSKWYNELVVKADLAENSGVRGCMVIKPYGYAIWEKMQAELDRMFKETGHQNAYFPLFIPKSYFSKEASHVDGFAKECAVVTHYRLKTSEDGKSIEVDPDAKLEEELIVRPTSETIIWDTYRKWIQSYRDLPILVNQWANVVRWEMRTRLFLRTAEFLWQEGHTAHATKQEAIAEAEQMMNVYADFAENFMAIPVVKGVKTANERFAGAEETYCIEALMQDGKALQAGTSHFLGQNFAKAFDVKFANQEGKQDYVWATSWGVSTRLMGALVMTHSDDNGLVLPPNLAPIQVVIVPIHKGDDQLAEISAEVHTLVTQLRKLRISVKYDDRTTHKPGWKFNEYELKGVPVRIAIGPNDLANGTFEVARRDTLTKETVLKGEIVKYVQALLEEIQENMFTKALNFRDSHITEVNSWDEFKDVLENKTGFVSAHWDGTTETEEKIKGLTKATIRCIALDRAEEAGNCVLTGAPSKGRVLFAKAY
- the rimO gene encoding 30S ribosomal protein S12 methylthiotransferase RimO translates to MRTKSLKKNKINVVTLGCSKNVYDSEVLMGQLRASGKDVTHEAPAHEEGNIIVINTCGFIDNAKEESVNMILNYVDKKEQGLVDKVFVTGCLSERYKPDLIKEIPDVDQYFGTTELPLLLKALGADYRHELLGERLTTTPKNYAYLKISEGCDRPCSFCAIPLMRGNHVSQPIEKLVKEAEGLAKNGVKELILIAQDLTYYGLDLYKKRNLAELLENLVKVEGIEWIRLHYAFPSGFPMDVLDLMNREPKICNYLDIPLQHISDSVLKSMRRGTTQEKTTRLLKEFRQAVPNMAIRTTLIVGYPGETEEDFQILKNWVEEMRFERLGCFAYSHEENTHAYSLVDDVPAEVKQQRANEIMEIQSQISWEQNQEKIGKTFKCIIDRKEGSHFVGRTEFDSPDVDNEVLIDATNIYLKTGEFVNITITDATEFDLYGLPETVAALQEQYLEGQE
- a CDS encoding cryptochrome/photolyase family protein, producing the protein MKKKYKTLRLILGDQLNSSHSWYQSKDESVLYVLMEVRSETDYVWHHIQKACAFFAAMEDFAEHLKSVGHQVKYIKLDDKDNLQSFEKNCNTLIEEYGIEKFEYQLPDEYRLDEALAKYVKSLSIATKVFDTEHFFTKRDDVKDFFEGKKLILMENFYRHMRKEHGILMKGAEPEGGRWNFDEENRKKLPKSHKPLPPLLLSNDVTPQYNRITKANVKTIGSISPKDFPWPVSREQSLELLDYFVNNCLPLFGTFQDAMHTDKWYLYHSRLSFAMNSKMISPKEVIEAATETWEKNKRSSNLTRWKVS
- a CDS encoding radical SAM protein — encoded protein: MKTKAFLITPPFTQLNTPYPATAYLKGFLNTKSIPSYQADLGIEVIAKLFSKKGLTDLFNEVESGSPLLGRGAGGEAAQLSENAQRIIALREEYLKTIDQVMLFLQGKNPTLAHLICSEDFLPEASRFAQLEELDWAFGTMGNQDKAKHLATLYLEDISDLIVECVDPHFGFSRYAERLGRSANSFDELYDSLQQQFTYIDRLLVGILHERLLDVEPQLVCFSVPFPGNLYAAFRSAQFIKQHFPNIKIAMGGGFPNTELRSLTDARVMEFFDFITLDDGEAPIECLIEHLDGKRDISQLKRTFTLIDEKVAYIDNSGCRDYKQAEVGTPDYSDLPLDTYISVIEVVNPMHRMWSDGRWNKLTMAHGCYWGKCTFCDISLDYIKVYEPVAAKLLVDRMEELIAQTGQNGFHFVDEAAPPALMRELALEIIRRKIAVTWWTNIRFEKSFTADLCKLLKASGCIAVSGGLEVASDRLLDLIQKGVTVAQVARVTRNFTEAGIMVHAYLMYGFPTQTAQETIDSLEMVRQMFEAGILQSGFWHQFAMTAHSPVGLEPEKFSVVKESDIIGSFANNDIVHIDSIGANHDKFSYGLKKSLFNFMHGLCFDYPLQEWFDFKVPRTKIPEDYIYNVLQDENNFSIKPTAKIVWLGGKPSISHITKTKKGRTFENTVLTFHDKKESFSIQVSQPEGEWLVQFLQEASATVMTFATAKQSFEDATGEDFEPFWYSKPINTLRDYGLLVL